The following are from one region of the Streptomyces rubrogriseus genome:
- a CDS encoding aldo/keto reductase: MQQRTIGDRSVSAIGLGGMPMSIEGRPDPERSIATIHAALDAGVTLIDTADSYHRDANEVGHNEELIARALREYGAPAADVLVATKGGHLRPGDGTWTRNGDPAYLKRAAKESARRLGVEAIGLYQFHRPDPGVPYADSVGALRELLDEGVILMAGISNAGIAQIDEARQVLGGRLVSVQNQFSPAFRSSRSELEHCAGLGIAFLPWSPLGGIANAKELAARHGVFQQVADETGTSVHQVALAWQLALAPVVIPIPGASRPASIRDSAAAADLELTGDQVALLSA; this comes from the coding sequence ATGCAGCAGCGCACCATCGGCGACCGGTCCGTCTCCGCGATCGGCCTCGGCGGGATGCCGATGTCGATCGAAGGGCGCCCGGACCCGGAGCGGTCGATCGCCACCATCCACGCCGCGCTCGACGCCGGCGTCACCCTCATCGACACGGCCGACTCCTACCACCGTGACGCGAACGAGGTGGGCCACAACGAGGAACTCATCGCCCGCGCGCTGCGCGAGTACGGTGCGCCCGCCGCGGACGTCCTCGTCGCCACCAAGGGCGGCCACCTGCGTCCCGGTGACGGCACATGGACGCGCAACGGGGACCCCGCATACCTCAAGCGTGCGGCCAAGGAGTCCGCCCGTCGGCTCGGCGTCGAGGCGATCGGCCTCTACCAGTTCCACCGCCCCGACCCCGGCGTCCCGTACGCCGACTCGGTCGGAGCCCTCCGCGAACTGCTCGACGAGGGCGTCATCCTGATGGCCGGGATCTCGAACGCCGGCATCGCGCAGATCGACGAGGCCCGCCAAGTCCTCGGCGGGCGGCTCGTGTCGGTGCAGAACCAGTTCTCGCCCGCCTTCCGCTCCAGCCGGTCCGAACTCGAACACTGCGCCGGGCTCGGTATCGCGTTCCTGCCGTGGAGCCCGCTCGGCGGTATCGCCAACGCCAAGGAACTGGCGGCGCGGCACGGCGTGTTCCAGCAGGTCGCCGACGAGACCGGCACCAGCGTGCACCAGGTCGCACTCGCCTGGCAGCTCGCACTCGCGCCGGTGGTGATCCCGATCCCCGGCGCCTCGCGCCCCGCGAGCATCCGCGACTCCGCCGCCGCGGCCGACCTCGAACTCACCGGCGACCAGGTCGCGCTCCTGTCGGCCTGA
- a CDS encoding VOC family protein, with the protein MTSQLFAICFNTSVPSDLARFWSGVLGWELSAGADDDLAVVPPDGSGYRLRFLPGPAPKTGQNRAHFDLTSASPEDQRATVARALRLGGKHIDVGQLPEEGHVVLADPDGNEFCVIEAGNDFLAGTGAVGALACDGTQEVGYFWSQALRWPLVWDQDQETAIQSPAGGTKITWGGPPVAPKSGANRLHLELALPADADFEAETARLLSLGATRSAAGEGARGRAFLLDPDGNEFTVTHVG; encoded by the coding sequence ATGACCAGTCAGCTGTTCGCGATCTGCTTCAACACCTCCGTGCCCTCGGACCTGGCGCGGTTCTGGTCCGGGGTCCTGGGCTGGGAGCTGTCCGCCGGCGCGGACGACGACCTCGCGGTCGTCCCGCCCGACGGCTCCGGGTACCGCCTTCGGTTCCTGCCGGGGCCAGCACCGAAGACCGGGCAGAACCGGGCGCACTTCGACCTCACCAGCGCGTCCCCCGAGGACCAGCGGGCGACGGTGGCCAGGGCGCTGCGTCTGGGCGGAAAACACATCGACGTGGGCCAGCTCCCGGAAGAGGGGCACGTGGTGCTCGCCGACCCGGACGGGAACGAGTTCTGCGTCATCGAGGCGGGCAACGACTTCCTGGCCGGCACCGGCGCCGTCGGAGCGCTGGCCTGCGACGGCACGCAGGAGGTCGGCTACTTCTGGAGTCAGGCGCTGCGCTGGCCGCTGGTCTGGGACCAGGACCAGGAGACCGCGATCCAGTCCCCGGCCGGCGGCACGAAGATCACCTGGGGCGGTCCCCCGGTGGCGCCGAAGTCCGGCGCCAACCGGCTCCACCTCGAGCTGGCGCTGCCCGCCGACGCGGACTTCGAGGCGGAGACCGCCCGCCTGCTCTCGCTCGGCGCGACCCGCTCCGCAGCCGGTGAGGGGGCCCGGGGCCGGGCGTTCCTGCTCGACCCGGACGGCAACGAGTTCACGGTGACACACGTCGGCTGA
- a CDS encoding GNAT family N-acetyltransferase, with protein MFSMSLGGAARLGPLEVWQAEEFAGHLDRAREHIRPWVGPGFVTRDTDGARATLERYAARQAADGARLYGLWSEEVLVGGVMFTQFDAAFGNCEIGCWLEPSAEGRGLITRACGLLLDWAFTVRGLHRAEWHCRADNDRSAAVAERLGMTLEGVRREAWPYEGVRYDKQVWAVLAADRRSRTR; from the coding sequence ATGTTCTCGATGTCGCTGGGTGGCGCTGCTCGACTCGGCCCGCTGGAGGTGTGGCAGGCCGAGGAGTTCGCGGGGCATCTGGACCGGGCCCGTGAGCACATCCGCCCCTGGGTCGGGCCCGGCTTCGTCACCCGCGACACGGACGGAGCGCGGGCCACCCTCGAGCGGTACGCCGCACGCCAGGCCGCCGACGGCGCCCGTCTGTACGGCCTGTGGAGCGAGGAAGTACTGGTCGGAGGCGTGATGTTCACCCAGTTCGACGCGGCCTTCGGCAACTGCGAGATCGGCTGCTGGCTGGAGCCGTCGGCCGAGGGGCGGGGGCTGATCACGCGGGCCTGCGGCCTGCTGCTGGACTGGGCCTTCACGGTTCGGGGGCTGCACCGGGCCGAATGGCACTGCCGGGCGGACAACGACCGCAGTGCCGCGGTGGCCGAGAGACTCGGCATGACACTGGAAGGAGTGCGACGCGAGGCGTGGCCGTACGAGGGTGTGCGTTACGACAAGCAGGTCTGGGCGGTCCTGGCCGCCGACCGGCGCTCACGGACACGGTAG
- a CDS encoding TetR/AcrR family transcriptional regulator, which yields MPRTKGDHEARRQDVSAAVWQVMATRGFAGLTLRAVAARLGATTGLLTHYFPTKRALVAYALDLLEQRTLSRPRRGADRGPATLRDALLDILPLTPEATDSNRVWVSSWDAALSDPALSTDYARKYAEGRERLRARVVAAQERGELAPGDPAQVAAAAQSFVLGLVVQALFDPVTFTPQRQVELLDDYLAALAAGAR from the coding sequence ATGCCACGCACCAAGGGAGATCACGAGGCCCGGCGGCAGGACGTCTCCGCGGCGGTCTGGCAGGTCATGGCCACCCGCGGCTTCGCGGGCCTGACCCTGCGTGCCGTGGCCGCCCGACTCGGCGCGACCACGGGCCTGCTCACCCATTACTTCCCCACCAAGCGCGCCTTGGTCGCCTACGCCCTCGACCTGCTCGAACAGCGCACTCTCTCCCGCCCCCGCCGCGGTGCCGACCGGGGCCCGGCCACCCTCAGGGACGCCCTGCTGGACATCCTGCCGCTGACCCCCGAGGCCACGGACAGCAACCGCGTCTGGGTCTCCTCCTGGGACGCCGCGCTCTCCGACCCGGCCCTGAGCACCGACTACGCCCGCAAGTACGCCGAGGGCCGTGAAAGGCTGCGCGCCCGGGTGGTCGCGGCGCAGGAACGCGGCGAACTGGCCCCGGGCGACCCCGCGCAGGTCGCGGCCGCCGCGCAGTCGTTCGTACTCGGGCTGGTGGTCCAAGCCCTGTTCGACCCGGTGACGTTCACGCCGCAGCGCCAGGTCGAGTTGCTGGACGACTACCTGGCCGCCCTGGCCGCCGGGGCGCGGTAG
- a CDS encoding alpha/beta hydrolase: MRRSLSLALAATALAVTALPASAAPPEAATTASAPGALRWGPCPEGAAAPRLRCSTLRVPLDYRDPDGRRIEIAVSRLASEKPARRRGVLLTNPGGPGGSGLVYPAVLAASGLPQEVLDSYDIIGFDPRGVGRSTPVTCDLTQEQQWRGNFPPYAHTAADVTREAGNARKIAEQCGDSRTAWMLPHATTANTARDMDRLRAALGEPKLSYLGASYGSYLGAVYATLFPRRGDRIVLDSNMGPGGYDVTAMRLFARGLEDRFPDFAAFAVAHPEYGLGSTREEVTDKYFELAERLDAKPYQDVDGTAFRGYTFDSLYTDASMPRLAEFWQAVDTGGSLPLPEPPAGLENLMAARFAVVCGDSRWPGTVREYQRNVAVDRRRYPMLGGSTASINPCAFWPREGTEPPVRITGTGPSNVLMLQNERDPGTPLAGARELRRAFGGRATMVTADQGGHGVYPYGRNTCANDAATGFLTTGERPARDLACAARPGE; encoded by the coding sequence ATGCGCAGAAGCCTGTCACTCGCGCTCGCCGCCACCGCGTTGGCGGTGACCGCGCTGCCCGCGTCGGCCGCCCCGCCGGAGGCGGCGACGACCGCGTCGGCGCCGGGCGCCCTGCGGTGGGGCCCGTGCCCCGAGGGCGCCGCCGCGCCCCGTCTGCGGTGCTCGACACTCCGCGTCCCGCTGGACTACCGCGATCCGGACGGCCGTCGGATAGAGATCGCCGTCTCCCGGCTGGCGAGCGAGAAGCCGGCGCGACGGCGTGGCGTCCTGTTGACCAACCCGGGCGGCCCGGGCGGCTCGGGCCTCGTCTACCCGGCCGTGCTGGCCGCCTCGGGGCTGCCGCAGGAGGTGCTCGACTCCTACGACATCATCGGCTTCGACCCGCGCGGTGTCGGCCGCAGTACGCCGGTGACCTGCGACCTGACACAGGAGCAGCAGTGGCGGGGCAACTTCCCGCCGTACGCGCACACCGCGGCCGACGTCACGCGGGAGGCGGGGAACGCGCGGAAGATCGCCGAACAGTGCGGCGACTCGCGGACGGCGTGGATGCTGCCGCACGCCACCACCGCCAACACGGCACGTGACATGGACCGCCTCCGGGCGGCGCTGGGCGAGCCGAAGCTGTCGTACCTCGGCGCCTCCTACGGCAGTTACCTCGGCGCGGTCTACGCGACGCTGTTCCCGCGGCGCGGTGACCGGATCGTGCTCGACAGCAACATGGGTCCCGGCGGCTACGACGTCACGGCCATGCGGCTGTTCGCCCGAGGACTGGAGGACCGCTTCCCCGACTTCGCCGCGTTCGCCGTGGCCCACCCCGAGTACGGCCTGGGCTCCACGAGGGAGGAGGTCACCGACAAGTACTTCGAACTCGCGGAGCGGCTGGACGCGAAGCCGTACCAGGACGTGGACGGGACCGCGTTCCGCGGCTACACCTTCGACAGCCTCTACACCGACGCCTCCATGCCCCGGCTCGCCGAGTTCTGGCAGGCAGTCGACACGGGCGGGTCACTGCCGCTGCCGGAGCCGCCCGCGGGCCTGGAGAACCTGATGGCCGCGCGCTTCGCCGTGGTGTGCGGTGACTCGCGCTGGCCGGGGACGGTCCGGGAGTACCAGCGCAACGTCGCCGTGGACCGGCGCAGGTACCCCATGCTGGGCGGCTCCACGGCGAGCATCAACCCCTGCGCGTTCTGGCCGCGGGAAGGAACCGAACCGCCGGTGCGCATCACCGGCACGGGGCCGTCGAACGTGCTGATGCTGCAGAACGAACGCGACCCGGGCACGCCGCTGGCCGGCGCCAGGGAACTGCGGCGCGCCTTCGGCGGGCGGGCGACGATGGTGACCGCCGACCAGGGCGGCCACGGTGTCTACCCGTACGGTCGCAACACCTGCGCCAACGACGCGGCGACCGGGTTCCTCACCACCGGGGAACGCCCCGCGCGGGACCTCGCCTGCGCGGCGCGACCGGGCGAGTGA
- a CDS encoding sensor histidine kinase, with protein MVNTDDVPRLGAWQHAWRLTVAAVVSLPVWLSTLALMRSRSGEPGSWLLVGDPLVALGCLTLLRWRRRWPVAVAVTVTVASAASALATGAALLALCSVATRRRPAEIGIVVLAYVTASRLAGEVYAVQGSADSMWWVQVVVPALTAGIAVAAGMAVGARRAEVRSLRERAESAEREQSARAAQVRAQERNRIAREMHDVLAHRISLVAMQAGVLDHRGDLSADENRVLVHGIAEGAHQALEELREVLGVLRADPGRPEPPQPSLDRVPELVADTRASGLDVRFTSTVTAAPPDGVGRTCYRIVQEALTNAAKHAPGAVVRVTLDGAAGGTLDIGVRNGPAPLRPARPPASGFGLLGLGERITVAGGELGHRPTPDGGYVLTARLPWPDGAAHRHERGA; from the coding sequence GTGGTGAACACGGACGATGTGCCGCGGCTCGGGGCGTGGCAGCACGCATGGCGGCTGACGGTGGCCGCGGTCGTGAGTCTGCCGGTCTGGCTCTCGACCCTCGCGCTGATGCGGAGCCGGTCCGGCGAGCCGGGGTCCTGGCTCCTCGTCGGCGATCCGCTGGTGGCCCTGGGCTGCCTGACGCTGCTCCGGTGGCGGCGGCGGTGGCCCGTCGCGGTCGCCGTGACCGTCACGGTCGCCTCGGCCGCGTCGGCGCTCGCCACGGGCGCCGCGCTGTTGGCGCTGTGCTCGGTCGCCACCCGCCGCCGTCCGGCGGAGATCGGGATCGTCGTCCTGGCCTACGTGACCGCGTCACGGCTCGCCGGCGAGGTCTACGCGGTGCAGGGTTCGGCCGACTCGATGTGGTGGGTCCAGGTCGTGGTGCCGGCGCTGACCGCGGGGATCGCGGTGGCCGCGGGCATGGCGGTCGGGGCACGGCGGGCCGAGGTGCGGTCCCTGCGCGAGCGGGCGGAGAGCGCGGAACGGGAGCAGAGCGCGCGGGCGGCGCAGGTACGGGCCCAGGAGCGCAACCGGATAGCCCGCGAGATGCACGACGTCCTCGCCCACCGCATCTCGCTGGTGGCCATGCAGGCCGGGGTTCTCGACCACCGCGGTGACCTCTCGGCCGACGAGAACCGGGTCCTGGTCCACGGCATCGCCGAGGGAGCCCACCAGGCACTGGAGGAGCTGCGGGAGGTCCTCGGCGTGCTACGAGCGGACCCCGGCCGCCCGGAACCGCCGCAGCCCTCCCTCGACCGCGTGCCCGAGCTGGTGGCCGACACCCGCGCCTCGGGCCTCGACGTCAGGTTCACCAGCACCGTGACCGCGGCCCCGCCCGACGGCGTCGGACGGACCTGCTACCGGATCGTCCAGGAAGCGCTGACCAACGCCGCCAAGCACGCGCCCGGCGCGGTGGTGCGGGTCACCCTCGACGGCGCCGCGGGCGGCACGCTCGACATCGGCGTCCGCAACGGACCGGCTCCGCTGCGCCCCGCACGGCCGCCGGCCTCCGGCTTCGGCCTGCTGGGCCTCGGCGAACGCATCACCGTCGCCGGCGGCGAACTGGGCCACCGCCCCACGCCCGACGGCGGGTACGTCCTCACCGCACGGCTGCCCTGGCCGGACGGCGCCGCCCACCGCCATGAAAGGGGCGCATGA